A part of Candidatus Electrothrix aestuarii genomic DNA contains:
- a CDS encoding autotransporter assembly complex family protein — MFFRVFFSILEKKYFPVRYHSRVSRQIFCIIFFIIFPVSVHALSLTVDVRGVSGKEHENIMASMKIALQQENPDLTLRHLRRLHKSAPKDIAKALAPLGYYSVEVQDGGSLSKDETGWHAVYEVNPGPPVHIDQIHIEVTGPGAEEEFFQHLKQKFPLKEGEHLKDAKYEQGKKHILATALSNGYIKAGFTTSKILVHKKEQRAEIELHLATGPLFFFGNTTSVQDIIMPDMLRRYLPYKQGDVYSLKALNQLQSDLYATGYFSQVFVEPQYPGGEDENQEIPIEVELRPGKTNRYSLGIGYGTDTGARGNIGWKNRMINRHGHKPEFNIQLAENGSRANAGYEIPVFDLRYDSVNFDTVFFDETWDDTWTKQLSISSSFNHNAPKHQYGVGLEYLHENYTVGATSGSANLLIPSGYFTFIWAEDRVKTEHGLRLSASLKGGNTNLLSSTSFLQARASGKVILTTPWKDWRLLGRLSVGAIMMESINELPPSLRFYAGGDHSVRGYGYKELGPMDSSGKIVGGQYLTESSIEIERKLTQTWSAAAFYDLGNAYDDIDADLQAGTGIGVRMNLPFGQVRLDVACALSDADYPLRIHLTIGADL, encoded by the coding sequence ATGTTTTTCAGAGTATTTTTTTCAATCCTGGAGAAAAAATATTTTCCCGTGAGATACCACTCCAGAGTATCCCGGCAGATTTTCTGCATCATTTTTTTCATCATTTTTCCTGTGAGCGTGCATGCACTTTCGCTGACTGTTGATGTACGCGGAGTCAGTGGAAAGGAACATGAAAATATCATGGCGAGTATGAAGATAGCCCTTCAGCAAGAAAATCCAGACCTGACCCTCCGCCACCTTCGCAGACTGCACAAATCCGCCCCTAAAGATATTGCCAAGGCATTGGCACCCCTGGGCTATTATTCCGTCGAGGTGCAAGACGGAGGTTCTTTAAGTAAGGATGAAACGGGCTGGCATGCGGTCTACGAGGTTAATCCAGGTCCTCCTGTACATATTGACCAAATACATATCGAAGTAACAGGACCTGGAGCTGAAGAAGAATTTTTCCAGCATCTCAAACAAAAATTTCCCCTGAAAGAAGGAGAACACCTCAAAGATGCCAAATACGAACAAGGGAAGAAACACATCCTGGCAACGGCCCTGAGCAACGGCTATATCAAGGCTGGTTTCACCACCAGCAAGATCCTTGTTCATAAAAAAGAACAGCGCGCCGAAATAGAGCTCCACCTTGCCACAGGCCCCCTCTTCTTTTTTGGCAACACGACCAGTGTGCAGGATATTATTATGCCGGACATGCTGCGTCGCTATCTCCCCTACAAACAAGGCGATGTTTACTCACTCAAGGCGCTGAATCAACTTCAGTCAGACCTTTATGCCACAGGATATTTCAGCCAGGTTTTTGTGGAACCCCAGTACCCGGGGGGAGAAGATGAAAATCAGGAAATCCCTATTGAAGTCGAGCTAAGACCGGGCAAAACAAACCGCTACAGCCTCGGCATCGGCTATGGTACAGATACCGGAGCCAGAGGAAATATCGGTTGGAAGAACCGAATGATTAATCGGCACGGCCACAAACCTGAATTCAATATCCAGTTAGCTGAAAACGGCAGCCGAGCTAATGCAGGGTATGAAATCCCGGTCTTTGACCTCCGCTACGATTCGGTGAATTTCGACACAGTCTTTTTTGATGAAACTTGGGATGACACCTGGACGAAGCAGCTTTCCATCAGCAGCTCATTTAACCATAACGCGCCCAAGCATCAATACGGTGTTGGCTTGGAGTACCTGCATGAAAATTACACGGTTGGTGCCACCAGCGGATCGGCGAACCTACTTATCCCCAGTGGTTATTTCACCTTCATCTGGGCCGAGGATCGAGTCAAAACGGAACATGGTCTTCGCCTGAGCGCCAGCCTGAAGGGAGGAAACACCAATCTCCTGTCAAGCACCAGTTTTCTTCAGGCCCGGGCCAGCGGTAAGGTTATCCTCACAACACCGTGGAAAGACTGGCGCCTGCTCGGCAGATTATCAGTGGGTGCAATCATGATGGAATCCATTAACGAACTGCCTCCTTCCCTCCGCTTTTATGCAGGTGGAGATCATTCCGTACGTGGCTACGGGTATAAAGAGCTGGGACCGATGGATTCCTCGGGAAAAATTGTTGGTGGGCAATATCTGACAGAATCCAGCATTGAAATTGAAAGAAAGCTGACTCAAACCTGGAGCGCAGCAGCCTTCTATGATTTAGGAAATGCCTACGATGACATTGACGCGGACCTTCAGGCCGGGACAGGTATCGGGGTACGAATGAATCTCCCCTTTGGTCAGGTGCGGCTGGATGTCGCCTGCGCTCTCTCAGATGCGGACTACCCTCTGCGCATTCATCTGACCATCGGAGCTGACCTCTAA
- a CDS encoding TolC family protein — translation MKQSIFVFIVLFLLMVTAVEGKEKKKAEGYDLTEVELLDLETAQRIALHDNPGIGAAQARLQQAKAALQQAVAADKPSVDVSAATGLGWYPDSTYDSVVLSDASADQNYEVGSLTLQASWTVFDGYARKFQQEQAQYGVQTSGASKRNTQRLLVSAVADAFFAAQQALAAIEIGTANKAFYEQQLEDTESRLEVGSGSLSDVLNIKVQLNSAKNSLLTSERDYKAARYALAALLGLSDSVLPETVKLAELDKDCDISVGESLADKDKLVTEALQARPDLLSLDMQIKGADSSVEQAKAGDWPTVQLISQLEGSTTDGLAPVGEDFGAYLGVSLSWNLYSGGAVDAAVLEAREAKREAKYSYTELRNSIAREVQQAIVHLSAAREQVRLQRETVELVEENRKLAKSEYEAGSASLVRLNEAQRDLTATYAGLIQALVSYQQARHQLLAAVGRNLEPFSFVDEL, via the coding sequence GTGAAACAGAGCATATTTGTCTTTATTGTTCTTTTCCTGCTGATGGTCACTGCCGTAGAGGGAAAAGAGAAGAAAAAAGCCGAGGGCTACGATCTGACAGAAGTTGAGTTGTTGGATTTAGAAACAGCACAGCGGATAGCCTTGCATGATAATCCCGGAATAGGAGCGGCCCAGGCCCGCTTGCAACAGGCGAAGGCTGCTTTGCAACAGGCTGTGGCTGCCGATAAACCCAGTGTCGATGTCAGCGCTGCAACTGGACTTGGGTGGTATCCTGATAGTACCTATGACTCGGTCGTTCTCTCGGATGCCTCAGCTGACCAGAACTACGAAGTTGGTTCTTTGACTTTGCAGGCATCATGGACTGTTTTTGATGGATACGCCCGGAAGTTTCAGCAGGAACAGGCGCAGTACGGTGTGCAGACCTCAGGGGCGAGTAAAAGAAATACCCAGCGTCTTTTGGTGTCTGCTGTTGCGGATGCCTTTTTTGCAGCGCAACAGGCCTTGGCTGCCATTGAGATTGGCACTGCCAATAAGGCCTTTTATGAGCAGCAATTAGAGGACACGGAAAGTCGTCTTGAGGTGGGCAGTGGCTCATTGAGCGATGTTCTGAATATTAAGGTGCAGCTCAATTCAGCGAAAAATAGTTTACTGACCAGTGAAAGAGATTATAAGGCTGCTCGCTATGCCTTGGCGGCTCTTTTGGGGTTGAGTGATTCTGTTCTACCGGAAACGGTAAAGCTGGCAGAGCTGGATAAGGACTGTGATATCTCTGTGGGAGAGTCCTTGGCTGATAAGGATAAACTCGTTACAGAGGCATTGCAGGCACGCCCTGATCTTCTGTCCTTGGATATGCAGATCAAAGGGGCAGACTCCAGTGTTGAACAGGCCAAGGCCGGGGACTGGCCCACGGTCCAGTTGATCAGTCAGCTTGAAGGAAGCACTACAGATGGTTTGGCCCCTGTGGGCGAAGACTTTGGCGCATACCTCGGCGTCAGCCTGAGCTGGAATCTCTACTCCGGCGGGGCTGTGGATGCGGCTGTTCTTGAGGCCCGTGAAGCTAAGAGAGAGGCAAAGTATTCTTATACCGAATTGCGCAATAGCATTGCCCGCGAGGTGCAGCAGGCTATAGTCCATTTAAGTGCGGCTCGTGAACAGGTCCGTCTTCAGCGGGAAACTGTAGAGCTGGTCGAGGAAAACCGGAAATTGGCCAAAAGTGAATATGAGGCTGGCTCTGCTTCTCTGGTGCGCCTCAATGAGGCCCAGCGAGATTTGACAGCCACCTATGCCGGGCTGATTCAGGCCTTGGTCTCCTACCAACAGGCTCGACATCAGCTGCTGGCTGCTGTGGGCAGGAACCTGGAGCCCTTTTCCTTTGTTGATGAGCTGTAA
- the cysS gene encoding cysteine--tRNA ligase has translation MNLLNLIGNTPLVSLQRMRPSGAGEIHAKLECMNPGGSVKDRPALNMIEVGEKSGDLTPEKIVLEATSGNTGIGLAMVCAAKGYRCQLIMPESASIERRQIMRAYGAEIILTPAARSTDGAIEKAYALAREYPDRYFLTDQFNNPANWQAHYQSTGPEIWQQTEGKVTHIITTLGTSGTAMGLSIWFRERHPSVRVIAVEPYFGHKIQGLKNMKESYRPEIFDKHVPHEIVNVQDEDAFCTVRRLAREEGVFVGMSSGAAMFAAMEQAKKEKDAYVLAIFPDGGERYLSTPLFIRKEKPGSATQQLCLYNTITRKKEPFKSLQEGKVTFYACGPTAYESPNLSHCRRLVVADLMIRYLQFKGLEVESFMNFTDLDDNTILGAEKAGEPLAEFTEKHISQFREAISCLGMNDFSGYPRASEHVGDMIEIAHELIHKGYAYEKHGSIYFDISKFAQYGKLSGVDLSKIQVGRTVDLDNYEKGNPRDFTLLKRSTLGELKKGIFYETDWGNIRPGWHIECTAMSTRYLGKTLDIHTGGQELLFPHHENEIAIAEALTGKPLANYWLHSGMLLKDSKKMSAEAGNVVSLQEVLEKGYSGRELRFMLLGVHYRKSMNFTYKKLDAIRKALKRIDEFTRKLGCLHPGLPHPIIRSLLTELEDQFVTALDDDLNISGAIGALFDFIKKVNPILYAGSLDQDQKNEIFALLRKMNRVLGFLRLERCVLAPEINRLIEQREEARCRRDWVTADKARTELLQKGVIVHDTANGPVWEQDEACKVCENATGNER, from the coding sequence ATGAACCTTCTTAATCTTATTGGTAATACTCCTCTTGTCTCCTTGCAGAGAATGCGTCCTTCAGGCGCCGGAGAAATCCATGCGAAACTGGAATGCATGAATCCGGGAGGTTCGGTCAAGGATAGACCGGCCTTAAACATGATTGAGGTCGGTGAGAAAAGTGGGGATCTCACCCCTGAGAAAATTGTTCTTGAGGCCACCAGTGGTAATACAGGTATCGGGCTTGCGATGGTTTGCGCTGCCAAGGGGTACCGGTGCCAGCTCATCATGCCGGAATCCGCCAGTATAGAGCGCCGTCAGATTATGCGGGCCTATGGTGCGGAGATCATTCTGACTCCGGCAGCCCGTTCCACCGATGGGGCGATTGAAAAGGCCTATGCCCTGGCCCGTGAATACCCGGATCGTTATTTCTTGACTGACCAGTTTAATAATCCAGCCAACTGGCAGGCCCATTACCAGAGCACTGGCCCGGAAATCTGGCAACAGACCGAGGGCAAGGTCACCCATATTATTACCACGTTGGGGACCTCAGGTACAGCTATGGGACTCTCCATTTGGTTCCGGGAGCGCCATCCTTCAGTTCGGGTTATTGCGGTGGAGCCCTATTTCGGCCATAAGATTCAGGGGCTCAAAAATATGAAGGAGTCGTATCGTCCTGAGATATTTGACAAGCATGTCCCGCATGAAATAGTCAATGTCCAGGATGAGGATGCCTTTTGCACGGTCCGCAGATTGGCCAGAGAAGAGGGTGTTTTTGTCGGGATGAGTTCCGGGGCTGCCATGTTTGCTGCAATGGAGCAGGCCAAGAAAGAGAAAGACGCTTATGTTCTGGCTATCTTTCCAGATGGTGGTGAGCGCTATCTGAGCACGCCGCTTTTTATCCGCAAGGAAAAGCCAGGAAGCGCAACGCAGCAACTCTGTCTGTACAACACTATTACTCGCAAAAAAGAGCCCTTCAAGTCTCTTCAGGAAGGAAAGGTTACCTTTTACGCCTGCGGCCCCACAGCCTATGAGTCGCCGAATCTCTCCCATTGCCGTCGTTTGGTGGTTGCTGATCTGATGATCCGGTATCTGCAATTCAAGGGTTTGGAAGTGGAATCATTTATGAATTTCACTGACCTGGATGATAATACCATCCTTGGGGCAGAAAAGGCTGGAGAGCCGCTGGCAGAATTTACGGAAAAACATATCTCTCAGTTCCGCGAGGCGATTAGCTGTCTTGGCATGAATGATTTTTCCGGTTATCCCAGGGCCTCCGAGCATGTTGGCGATATGATTGAAATCGCCCATGAGTTGATCCATAAGGGTTATGCCTATGAAAAACACGGCTCCATTTATTTTGATATCTCGAAATTTGCTCAATATGGCAAGCTCTCCGGGGTTGATCTGAGCAAGATTCAGGTCGGGCGTACCGTGGATCTGGATAATTATGAGAAGGGAAATCCCAGGGATTTTACCCTGCTGAAGCGTTCCACTCTGGGGGAGCTGAAAAAAGGAATTTTCTACGAGACCGATTGGGGGAATATCCGTCCAGGCTGGCATATCGAATGTACTGCCATGTCCACCCGCTATCTGGGCAAGACCCTTGATATCCATACTGGTGGGCAGGAATTACTTTTTCCTCATCATGAAAATGAGATTGCCATTGCCGAGGCTCTGACTGGCAAGCCTCTGGCCAATTATTGGCTGCATTCCGGGATGCTGCTGAAAGACAGCAAGAAGATGTCAGCAGAAGCAGGGAATGTAGTGAGTCTTCAGGAGGTGCTGGAGAAAGGGTATAGCGGGCGTGAACTCCGTTTTATGCTGCTTGGCGTGCATTATCGGAAGTCCATGAATTTTACCTATAAGAAACTGGATGCTATCCGAAAGGCCTTAAAGAGAATCGATGAGTTCACCCGGAAGTTGGGTTGTCTGCACCCAGGGTTACCTCACCCGATTATCCGTTCCTTGCTCACGGAGTTGGAGGATCAGTTCGTGACCGCATTGGATGATGATCTAAATATCTCTGGTGCCATAGGAGCATTATTTGATTTTATAAAAAAGGTGAATCCTATTCTTTATGCTGGCAGCTTGGATCAGGATCAGAAAAATGAGATATTTGCCCTTCTCCGAAAAATGAACCGAGTGCTGGGTTTTCTCCGTTTGGAGCGATGTGTTCTTGCTCCAGAAATCAATCGCTTGATTGAACAGCGGGAAGAAGCCCGCTGCCGCCGGGATTGGGTAACAGCAGATAAGGCCAGGACGGAACTCCTGCAAAAAGGGGTTATTGTCCATGATACGGCAAATGGCCCGGTTTGGGAGCAGGATGAGGCATGTAAAGTTTGTGAGAACGCTACTGGAAATGAACGTTGA
- a CDS encoding L-threonylcarbamoyladenylate synthase has product MAKRIEINPYNPQPRLISMVVDTLRKGGVVCYPTDTMYGIGCDIFNQKAVKRVHQVKKRPKQKPFSFMCSSLKNISEYAHVGNTSYRLMRKHLPGPYTLVLPGSKLVPKIMLTKQKTVGIRVPDSPICLAVIEEFGNPLLNSSAILEEHVEPVIDAFDVEELFGNDVDLIIDGGEVFPNPSTVISLLTEQPEILREGKGDISPFL; this is encoded by the coding sequence ATGGCAAAACGTATTGAGATCAATCCATATAACCCCCAACCCCGTCTTATTAGTATGGTGGTTGATACGTTGCGTAAAGGAGGTGTTGTCTGTTATCCCACTGATACCATGTACGGTATTGGCTGTGATATTTTTAATCAAAAGGCGGTCAAGCGGGTCCATCAGGTCAAAAAACGTCCTAAGCAGAAGCCTTTCTCCTTTATGTGTTCATCTTTGAAAAATATCAGCGAGTATGCTCATGTAGGGAATACCTCCTATCGCCTGATGCGGAAACATCTCCCAGGACCTTATACTCTGGTCTTGCCTGGTTCTAAGCTGGTACCGAAAATTATGCTGACCAAACAGAAAACCGTTGGTATCAGGGTGCCGGATTCACCTATTTGTTTAGCAGTGATTGAAGAATTTGGTAATCCTCTTTTGAATAGCAGTGCCATACTGGAAGAGCACGTTGAACCCGTTATCGATGCCTTTGACGTTGAAGAGCTCTTTGGGAATGATGTGGACTTGATTATTGATGGAGGAGAGGTGTTTCCTAATCCTTCAACTGTTATTTCTCTGCTTACAGAGCAGCCGGAAATTCTCCGTGAAGGTAAAGGGGATATTAGCCCTTTTCTATAG